The following are encoded in a window of Onthophagus taurus isolate NC chromosome 3, IU_Otau_3.0, whole genome shotgun sequence genomic DNA:
- the LOC139429317 gene encoding uncharacterized protein, giving the protein MSPASSGVLEVEKYIGACLISSNNNHHGSGRKKYSTGGEKKNFERYQRCPDVFGGIPLVYPTSSAGRNTNTRSKSSVLAVHGVPLILNTNPTSNVPQQSYRKNRKENYCNSLKQDSNNNNNSGGMDSLSVTSDSSSTSSSSVNASSDNTCLPRIIKPRKRRKKDRKPHVFNGPFIQSTPVSTQTRIMPYFLQAPIYSIYHHHHQNSTSMGGPPFVFEEREEVPNLQHSFDDLDDFDLNGNQSEPTSSTCCQCKYCEPVGIWDFFGSEIKNDDFNKIDDFNKSDYLLKDNKEVWEKQYDKYCSYRRLESSVSVDSQSSLVDSLSSLSLDDGVTSPSSSPRVSRDLEVSTEIVTSMNGQHRDLEIKFFSTVVQEIK; this is encoded by the coding sequence ATGAGTCCGGCTTCTTCAGGAGTGTTAGAAGTGGAGAAATATATAGGCGCGTGTTTGATTTCTTCGAATAATAACCATCATGGATCGGGAAGAAAAAAGTATTCAACGGGAGgtgaaaaaaagaattttgagaGGTACCAAAGGTGTCCGGATGTTTTCGGAGGGATTCCTTTGGTGTATCCGACGTCTTCGGCGGGTAGAAACACCAACACCAGGAGTAAAAGCAGTGTTTTAGCTGTTCACGGTGTACCACTTATTTTGAATACGAACCCGACTTCGAACGTCCCCCAACAAAGTTACCGCAAGAATAGAAAGGAAAATTACTGTAATAGTCTTAAGCAggatagtaataataataataatagtggAGGAATGGATTCTTTGAGTGTAACGAGTGATTCCTCTTCCACATCAAGCTCATCAGTTAACGCAAGTTCGGATAATACTTGTCTTCCGAGGATCATCAAACCGAGGAAACGACGTAAAAAAGATAGGAAGCCTCATGTTTTTAATGGTCCTTTTATTCAATCTACACCGGTTTCAACGCAAACGAGGATAATGCCATATTTTCTTCAAGCACCTATTTATTCTatttatcatcatcatcatcagaATTCCACTTCCATGGGTGGTCCTCCCTTCGTTTTTGAAGAACGCGAAGAAGTGCCGAATCTTCAACATTCTTTTGACGACTTGGACGATTTCGATTTGAATGGAAATCAATCGGAACCGACTTCAAGCACATGTTGTCAATGTAAATATTGTGAACCCGTTGGGATTTGGGATTTTTTCGgaagtgaaataaaaaatgatgattttaataaaattgatgattttaataaaagtgattatttattaaaagacaaCAAAGAAGTTTGGGAAAAACAATATGATAAATACTGTTCTTATCGACGATTAGAATCAAGTGTAAGTGTTGATTCGCAATCATCTTTAGTTGATAGTTTATCGTCGCTTTCGTTGGATGATGGGGTTACGTCGCCATCGTCAAGTCCAAGAGTTTCCAGAGATTTAGAAGTGTCAACGGAAATTGTGACGTCAATGAATGGGCAACACAGAGACTTGGAGATTAAGTTTTTTTCGACTGTcgttcaagaaattaaataa